The genomic DNA CTGACCATCGGCGACGTGCAGGGCCACGACGTCGAGGCGGCCGTGTTCATGGGCCAGGTCCGGATCGGCCTGCGGGCGCTGGCCACCGCCGCGAGCGACCCCGGCGAGGTGCTGAGCCGGACCAACGAACTGCTGCTGTCGCTGTCCGACGGCCTCTTCGCCACCTGCTGCTACCTGCGGTTCGACCCCGCCACCCGGGAGCTGTCGGCCGCCCGGGCCGGCCACGTCCCGGCGATCTGGGCCACCGCCGACGGCCGCTCCGGCGTGGAGGACGTCGAGGAGGCCGAGGAGGTGGGGCTGCCGCTCGGCATCGAGCCCGGCGAGGAGTACCCGGTGACCCGGCGCCGCCTGACGGGGACCGAAGCGGTCGTCCTGGTCACCGACGGTGTGGTCGAGGGGCCCTCGTTCCCGCTCGACGAGGGGTTGGACCAGGTCCTGCGGCGGGTGCGCGCCGGGGTCGGCACCGAGCCGGGAGAGCTGGCCGCCCGGGTGATCGAGGTCGCCGACCTCACCGGGCACTCCGACGACGCCGCCGTCCTGGTGATCTGCCACGACGAACCGTGACGCCGCCGGCCCGGTGCGCCGCCGTGACGAAGCGTGACGCCGCCGCCGGAGGGTGATCGTGCGGGCCCCGGCGGGCCCGGCGGGCGTGTCACGGCCGGGTCCGGGCGGCGGCGTGCGGTCTGATGGCTGCTGTGCTGCGCAACGCGAAGGCCCGGAGGACCGCGGTCACCGGCCTGTCGATCCTCGGCGTCGCGCTCGCGTACTGGGCGGGGGGCAAGCTCGGCCTGCTCGCGCAGGTCGTGGTCGGCGGCATCCACGTCACCCCGCTGTGGCCGCCCACCGGCGTCGCCGTGGCCGGTCTGCTGCTGTTCGGCCTGCGAGTGTGGCCCGGGATCGCGCTCGGCGCCCTTCTGGTCATCTCGGGATTCGGGGCGCTCACCCCCGCCTCCTTCGGCATCGCGGCGGGCAGCACGCTCGCCCCGGTCGTCGCCGCCCTGCTGCTCACCCGGGTGGACTTCCGGGTCGAGCTCGACCGGCTGCGGGACGGCGTGGCGCTGGTCTTCCTGGGGGCGCTCGCCTCCACGCTCGTCAGCGCGACCGTCGCCTGCCTCGTCCTGGTGGCCGACGACGCGCTGGCCGTCGACCAGTTCTGGCCGGCCTGGACGGCCTGGTGGACCGGGGACGCGATGGGCGTGCTGGTCGTCGCACCGCTGCTGCTCGCGCTGTACGGCGCCCGGATGCCCCGCGACGTGCCGCTGCTCCGCTGGGTCGAGGGCCTCGCGCTCCTGGTGATCACCGGGGGTGTGGTCGTCGTCGTCACCCACAGTCCGCTCTCGCTGCTCTTCCTGGTCTTCCCGGTGGTGATGTGGGCGGCGCTGCGCTTCCAACTGCTCGGCGCGGCGCCGTGCGCCCTGGTGGTGTCCGTCTTCGCCGTCCCCGCGGCCATCCACCACACCGGCCCGTTCGCCGGCCACAGCGTCCTCGCCACCATGGTCGTCCTGCAGGCGCTCAACGGCGTCGCCGCCCTGACCGGCCTGCTGCTCGCCGCCGTCACCACCGAACGCGACAACACCCTGCGCACCATCGAGCAGGCCTGCGTCGCCCTCGCCGAGGTGGTGAACCGCCTCGCCCCGGGCGAGGCCAACCACTCCTGGCC from Kitasatospora terrestris includes the following:
- a CDS encoding MASE1 domain-containing protein, which gives rise to MAAVLRNAKARRTAVTGLSILGVALAYWAGGKLGLLAQVVVGGIHVTPLWPPTGVAVAGLLLFGLRVWPGIALGALLVISGFGALTPASFGIAAGSTLAPVVAALLLTRVDFRVELDRLRDGVALVFLGALASTLVSATVACLVLVADDALAVDQFWPAWTAWWTGDAMGVLVVAPLLLALYGARMPRDVPLLRWVEGLALLVITGGVVVVVTHSPLSLLFLVFPVVMWAALRFQLLGAAPCALVVSVFAVPAAIHHTGPFAGHSVLATMVVLQALNGVAALTGLLLAAVTTERDNTLRTIEQACVALAEVVNRLAPGEANHSWPPPDGDGRHGD
- a CDS encoding PP2C family protein-serine/threonine phosphatase gives rise to the protein MSRRRPSHPASAHELLGRLGRLTAQALEHVEMQRARVELAMALQRELLPAALPSLPGLRTAARYAPARHGLDIGGDWYDGFRLPDGTLGLTIGDVQGHDVEAAVFMGQVRIGLRALATAASDPGEVLSRTNELLLSLSDGLFATCCYLRFDPATRELSAARAGHVPAIWATADGRSGVEDVEEAEEVGLPLGIEPGEEYPVTRRRLTGTEAVVLVTDGVVEGPSFPLDEGLDQVLRRVRAGVGTEPGELAARVIEVADLTGHSDDAAVLVICHDEP